GCGTCGATCGGCAGCAGCAGGCAGCTCGCCGCCGCGGTTCCGCGTTCGGGCACCCGGATCAGGAGCGCCTCGACGTCGGGGGCGAGGACGTCGAGTTCGGGGTGCCGCTCCAGGATCGAGTTCCACTGCGCCAGCGGAAGTTCCGATTCGGTCGCGCCCGCTGGTCCTGGATAGAAGGCCACGGTCCTGCCCAACGCCGAGTTGCGGAAGAAGAACGCAAGGCCGACCGGTATCTCCAACGCGTCCCATTCGCCCTGGCTGATCGTGAAGCCGGGAAACGCGAGATACCGATCCGGCACTGCCCGATAGCGCAGCGCCGCGTTCTGGTCCACGAACAGCAGATAGCAGCTGCGGCATACGCACATCAGCTGGCGGCCTTCGACATTCACCACATGCTGGTGCTCGTCGGCGATCTGTTCGGCGCACATCTCGCACCGTTCACCCGCCCGCGGCGCGGACTTGCCGTTGGCGGTAATCCGCTGCAGGACCCGGAACGGCGTATTCACCCGCGCACCTCCACCGGCACCGCCACCGACAGTTCGCCGGAGCGGACGAGCACCGGAAGTGGCTCGAGGTGTTCGTCGCCATCCACTCGCGCACCGGCGTGCACGGCGTCGAAGTGCGCTCGGCAAGTCGGGCAGCGCAGCACCGCGTCACCGACCGGAAACCCGGCACGCCGATGCAGCACGGCGCCCGCCAGCGAGTGGTCGCAGGCCGGGCAGCGGTCCCGGTAGGCGAACACGTCCGAACCCACCCGGCAGGCCAGCACCGCAAGCCCGGCGACGGCGAACCCGCCCACTTCGCCGGGACGCAGCTCGGCCAGTTCGGGGACCGCGATCCAGCTTCCGGACCGGTCGCCGTTCGCGTGCACCCGTGTGAACAGAGAGTCGGCGGAGATCAGCCCCGCCGACTCCGTCTGCGCGACGACTTCGATGGACTCGATCTCCGGCGCTGCCGCACGGACCGCGTCCTCGACAGCCAGCTCCAGCGTCACCGACGAGGACGGGCAGCTGCGGCAACTGCCCGCCAGCTCCAGGCGGACCACGCCGTCGGTGATGCCGACCAGGCTGACGTCACCGCCGTGCGAACCGAGGTAGGGGCGCACACTGTCCAGCGCCGTGCGCACCCTGGTGTGCACGTCGTGCGGATGCAACCCGTGCACGAGCAGCAGGCTCGCGACCAGATCGTCGCGGGCCAGCCGCTCGATCGCCGCCGCGTCCAGCAGCCCGAGCACGCGGGCCAGACCCGCGCCGTAGAGGTCGGCGACCTCGCGCACCAACTGTTCGGCGCGTTCGCGGACGAGGGTACCGCCCGCCGAACTCGCCTCCAGCAGCGTCTCGATGCGATCGCCCGCCTCGCGCCATCGGCTGTCGGGCGTTGCGTTGTCCTGGTCGTCCGGGCGATCGTCCACCGTCATCTCCCGTCCTGTCGCCGGATCCGGAACACTCACTCCCCGGTAAGCGTCTGGGTCGGTGAGTGCAGTTTCTCCACCGTCTGTCCGTTGCCGAGATACATGTGCACGCCGCACGGCAGGCAGGGATCGAAACTGCGCACGGTGCGCATGATGTCGATGCCCTTGAAGTGCTCGCGGTCGT
The DNA window shown above is from Nocardia sp. NBC_01730 and carries:
- a CDS encoding DUF5947 family protein codes for the protein MNTPFRVLQRITANGKSAPRAGERCEMCAEQIADEHQHVVNVEGRQLMCVCRSCYLLFVDQNAALRYRAVPDRYLAFPGFTISQGEWDALEIPVGLAFFFRNSALGRTVAFYPGPAGATESELPLAQWNSILERHPELDVLAPDVEALLIRVPERGTAAASCLLLPIDACYEFVGRIRLLWRGFDGGQDVRRYLDEFFATVSARARRGGGAA
- a CDS encoding NifU family protein, with amino-acid sequence MTVDDRPDDQDNATPDSRWREAGDRIETLLEASSAGGTLVRERAEQLVREVADLYGAGLARVLGLLDAAAIERLARDDLVASLLLVHGLHPHDVHTRVRTALDSVRPYLGSHGGDVSLVGITDGVVRLELAGSCRSCPSSSVTLELAVEDAVRAAAPEIESIEVVAQTESAGLISADSLFTRVHANGDRSGSWIAVPELAELRPGEVGGFAVAGLAVLACRVGSDVFAYRDRCPACDHSLAGAVLHRRAGFPVGDAVLRCPTCRAHFDAVHAGARVDGDEHLEPLPVLVRSGELSVAVPVEVRG